The DNA segment GTACTAGAAGTAAGTCAATTGTGGAGAGATACAGTTTTAGATGTAGCTTCAAAAAATAAAGATTTAAGTTTAAGTAATATGTATGTAGATAATGCAGCTATGCAACTTGTAAAAGACCCAAGCCAATTTGACGTTATTTTAACTAGCAATTTGTTCGGCGATATTTTAAGTGACTTAGCCGCAATGATAACTGGTTCTATTGGAATGCTTCCATCAGCATCTTTAAGCAATTCAGGGCCAGGAGTATTTGAACCCGTTCATGGGTCTGCTCCAGACATAGCTGGTAAAAACTTAGCTAATCCCATTGCTATGGCTTTATCAACCTCAATGATGCTAAAAATTGGTTTGAATGAGGAAAAAGCTGCAGATGATATTGAAATAGCTATTGATAATGTTTTATCAAAAGGATATAGAACATCAGATTTAGACAATGGTGATTGCAACGTTCTATCTTGTAGTGAAATTGGAGAAAAAATCATTCAAGAAATTTGAATAAAAAATTAATAAATTAAAAATTATCTTTAACTAGATCAAAAAGTTGGCATATGACCTGTCAGAATCATTAAATATTGTTTTAATTAAATGTCTAAACGTCATCCAGTAGTTGCTGTAACAGGATCATCAGGAGCAGGAACAAGTACAGTAAAAAGAGCATTTGAGCACATTTTTGCAAGAGAAGATATTATTCCAGCTGTAGTCGAAGGTGATAGTTATCACAGGTTTGAAAGAATGCCTATGAAAAAAGCTATGGCTGAAGCCCTTTCAAAAGGAGAAAATTTTTCTCACTTTGGTCCGGAAGCAAATCTTTTCGACAAGTTGGAGGAACTTTTTAAAGTTTATGGGGAAACTGGTGGAGGGAAAAAAAGATATTATCTTCACAGTACTGAAGAAGCTCAGGAACATAATGAAAGGCTAGGTACATCATTAGAACCAGGACAATTTACTCCGTGGGAAGATATTCCGAACGGAACAGATGTTCTCTTCTACGAGGGTTTACATGGTGGTGTTGAGGGGGAAGGCTACAATGTTTCTTCCTTTGCTGACTTGCTTGTGGGTGTTGTACCCATAACCAACCTAGAGTGGATACAGAAAATTCATAGAGACAATGCTGAGAGAGGTTATTCAGCTGAAACTATAGTTGATACTATTTTGAGAAGAATGCCAGACTATATAAATCATATTTGTCCACAATTTAGTAAAACTGATATAAATTTCCAAAGAATACCTACTATTGATACCTCGAATCCTTTTATATGTAGAAATATTCCAACACCTGATGAAAGTTTTGTAATAATCCACTTTAGAAAAGGAGCAAGAGAAAAATGGGGAATTGATTTTCAATACCTTCTAGGAATGATTCATGATTCATTCATGTCAAGTCCAACAAGTATTGTTGTTAATGGAGGGAAAATGGGTTTTGCAATGGAATTGATACTTACTCCAATAATTCATAAGATGATTGAAGAAAAGAAGCATGCTTAGATATTTTTTATTTCTATTCCAAAAGTCTTGGGTTAATTAAGAAAAGTTATAAGACTTTAATTGTTTAATTAATGATTTCATTAATTTTGTGAAACAAAGATATTGAATATTTTCAAATTTTTATATAACTTCCTTGATAAAAGGGCCTTTTTTAGACTTTAATAGAAAAAAAGAGAATATTGTGTCTTTAATCGACTGGTTTGCTGCAAGGAGAAAGGATCAATTTGTTGGGAAGGTTTCTCAAGATACTGAGGAAAGTGATGGCCTATGGGTTAAATGTTCGGAATGTGGGCAAGTTGCTTATAGAAAAGATTTAATATCAAATTTTAATGTATGCAGTAATTGTAGCCATCACAATAGAATTAATAGCGATGAAAGAATTAATATAATCGCTGACAAAGATTCATTTAAAGAGTTTGATGATTCATTAAGTCCTACTGACCCATTGAAGTTTAAAGATAGGAGATCTTATTCAGACAGGATAAAAGAAAGTCAAGAGGGGACTGGTCTCAAAGATGGAGTAATAACAGGTATATGTTCCATTAATTCAATGCCTCTGGCTTTAGCTGTAATGGATTTTAGATTTATGGGAGGGTCGATGGGGTCTGTTGTAGGAGAAAAAATTACTAGAATTATCGAAAAAGCAACAATAGAAAACTACCCAATAGTTATTGTTTGTGCTTCTGGTGGAGCAAGAATGCAGGAAGGAATGTTAAGCCTTATGCAAATGGCAAAAATATCTGGAGCACTAAAAAAACATAGGGCTAAAAATCTACTTTATATGCCTTTATTAACGCATCCTACAACTGGAGGTGTTACGGCAAGCTTTGCAATGTTGGGTGATCTAATATTGGCAGAACCAAAAGCTCTTATTGGATTTGCTGGGAGAAGAGTAATTGAACAAACTTTAAGAGAAAAATTACCTGATAATTTTCAAACAGCAGAATATCTTTTGGAACATGGATTCGTTGATGTGATAGTAAATAGGAAAGAACTTAAAAGTACTCTGACAAGTATTTTAAAAATTCATGGAGTAAAAGATCTTATGGGAGCAAATTAATAAGATGAAAATCGTTTCTAATTTAATTGGTCTATTTTTTATTTTTTTAATGTTTTTTTTTAATAATTCTAAATTGGCGTTCGGAAGTGGGAATGTAGATTGGATCCTTTTAAAAGAAAATAATGATGGAAAAGAATGGCTAGATATGGGTAGCATTAAGAAATTTGATAATAATGAAATAAGTGTTTTAACTAAGTTTTTTAAAAATCCAAAAGATTCAAGCGATAAAGGTCAATTATCTCTTTACGTTATGAGAATTAACTGTGATGACAATAGATTTAAAGATACTTCTATTAATGGAATCCCACAGCTCAGTTCAAAGTGGCAAACATCAAATAATGATGAACTTATTGATGTTGTCATCGAAAAAAGCTGTTCTGAGATCATAAATTAATGAATTTTAGTAATGCTACTGACAAATTAAGAGTCGCA comes from the Prochlorococcus marinus str. MIT 9515 genome and includes:
- a CDS encoding phosphoribulokinase, with product MSKRHPVVAVTGSSGAGTSTVKRAFEHIFAREDIIPAVVEGDSYHRFERMPMKKAMAEALSKGENFSHFGPEANLFDKLEELFKVYGETGGGKKRYYLHSTEEAQEHNERLGTSLEPGQFTPWEDIPNGTDVLFYEGLHGGVEGEGYNVSSFADLLVGVVPITNLEWIQKIHRDNAERGYSAETIVDTILRRMPDYINHICPQFSKTDINFQRIPTIDTSNPFICRNIPTPDESFVIIHFRKGAREKWGIDFQYLLGMIHDSFMSSPTSIVVNGGKMGFAMELILTPIIHKMIEEKKHA
- the accD gene encoding acetyl-CoA carboxylase, carboxyltransferase subunit beta yields the protein MSLIDWFAARRKDQFVGKVSQDTEESDGLWVKCSECGQVAYRKDLISNFNVCSNCSHHNRINSDERINIIADKDSFKEFDDSLSPTDPLKFKDRRSYSDRIKESQEGTGLKDGVITGICSINSMPLALAVMDFRFMGGSMGSVVGEKITRIIEKATIENYPIVIVCASGGARMQEGMLSLMQMAKISGALKKHRAKNLLYMPLLTHPTTGGVTASFAMLGDLILAEPKALIGFAGRRVIEQTLREKLPDNFQTAEYLLEHGFVDVIVNRKELKSTLTSILKIHGVKDLMGAN